GATCGGAATTGGAGTGTTTTCCGATTATTCTGTCAGTGATGGACCTGATGGTGTTGGTTATTAGGGATGCGATGGGCATTGGAGTATTTCCGTGTGAGGGTAGTGTTGTAGTTTAACGCTGTGCATCTGGAGATTAAGCTCCCGTGGCAATGGCTACGCTTGTTAATGAACTGAACTCCTGTATAAACCAATGATAATCCTCTGATCCATGATCtatcatttcatttcattgatGAATAGGAGTATAACCTACTTACATCCCATAGACACCCCTAAATGAATGCAGAACAACTATAGCAAGTTAGCGACAATTACCCAAAAAAGGCTGAtttaaaagagagaaatttgtgaccacctagggtgtggttaccTAACTCACTACAGTAGTTATTACAAGTGTAGATATCATCAAGAAAGGGACTAGGAAGTCGGTGTAATTCACGCGTTGTGTTAATACCTCATCCACTTAAACTGAGCTTCTAAAGTGTCTAGGCTTCAGATTTCATTTGAAACTATACGAGCTTAGAAAATGTATTCAAGGTTGGATTTTTATCAATCAAGCCAAACTCAAAGGAGCTTCAATTGAGCTAAGCTTCTGtgagttgattttttcatgGATCTTAACCTTATTGATCGAATGAGAGAAAATTAATGATCTTCTAAAGGGACTCTAGACGAATGCAAACAAGTTTCAAGCAATTTGAAATTGGCATTATCCCTGATAACAGACTTAGAAATACATAGCTTTGTTGGGAAAATAGCTCAAGCCTCAAAGTGCTTTAGCATATTATTGACTTCTCTTCCTCTGAATGCAGAGAATCAAAGGTTGGGTGCTGAGTGGGGGATTCCTTTATATGTGTTTCAGCAATTTTAGTGCTGTGCTATGTTGAGTATATGAGGCGACTTTTCCTTAATTGCTTTTGGCATGTGTTGATAGTTTTCTCttcctgacaaaaaaaaaaaaaaaaacctatattAGTGCCCTCAAGTCCTTTAGATTATCAGCAAACTCTAAAAAGTGCGGGTGTTTGGGTGAAGCAGCTGCGATGGACAGTAGAAGGGGCTGATCTTTGATCAAAAGGTGAGTTCAACTTCCCTGGGTGCATATTTCAGCAATGTAACTTGGGTGGGTGCTCCTCGTGACATCTGCAAATGTAACTTTGGTATGCCTCATGGAGATCTGCATATGGCATTCTCTTTTATTTCTCTCGCTTGAATTTCTCGTGCATTGTGTTGAATTTTAAGCGTAAGGCTCCAGAGGAGCCACAAAATATGTTCCCCTGATGGATGCAAGCAACGAAACTAATTTAATAGGAGTATCAACTACTTTGACAATCCGGACGgtagggaattttttttagagtttattATAGTGCTGGGGCTATATATGTAAGCCAGATGGAAAAGCAACCAATTCCACAAAAATGCAAGCATTTGGTATATTGGAACAGGagcaaaaatcagaaaatctTGGCGATAAATAACAAAATTCTGATCTCACAAATTGCCCGACAAAGGTCATCAAAGTGGGTGAAAGAACCCGAGCCTAAATTAGTTAAACCCATACGTAAATCTTAGATCTCATCAATGACTTCAAGAAGGTCATCAACCTCCTGCCTCAAAGCTGTGAGTTTCTGCTGGATCAACGCAACCCGGTTCTCCATTTCCCGTCCCCCAGATTTTTTCTCATAGCCTTCCACCACTGTGGAGTGTTTCAGCATTAGCTTCTCCTGCAGTTCGTGCTCCTTGGCAACCAGATCCTCCACCTATGTAAAAACACCCAATAAGCTGTCTAGCACATTTACAGCAATAGCCACTAGAAGAAGGAAGGACTGACGTACATAGCAAACAATGTACACATAAATTAAGCATTTGGTGTACTGAAAAAACAAGAACCATAAAGCAGCTGCACGTGGGCAAAATTTGGTGAACTGGTGTCTGATTTTTCTCACCCTTGCCAAAAAAAGGTCTTGGTGGAAATGGAAATACTTTTTGGTGGGAACCACACTCTCTCAGCAAAGACCAGCCTTATTCCTTCGAGCCTAAGGTTGcacattttatttgtttctacATTTCATGCATTAAAGCCTTCCCATGGTCAATCagttttttccaaaagaaaatagTACCAACAGAAAATAGGGAGCACCCAAACCTTCGGCAATATTTGAGCAGCCTGCGGAGAAGAATGTAAGAAAGCCAACAAGGGCTTCAATTCTTTGGAAAGATCTTTCAATAAACTGTCAGCTGCTTTCcgagctactttacaggcttgCACATCTCCGGTTCTGGAGAGATCACGTAGCGTTGCATCAAGCCTATCGTGGACTGTCAAACATCGATTAATGATGTTCTGAACCTGCTGAATAGCTGtttttacctgaaaataatgACATCTAAGTATCCCCTATGCAGATTAACAATTGAAAGTAAATGTTGAACAATTCCCGTCCAGAGTACCTCGTCCCATTGCAGTTTTGCCACATAAGAAGCAGAAGACTTTGAGATTGTCAAATCCGCATGCACATATACAATGCAGGCAATAAACAtgaagaaaaatccaaaaattaacATCAACGGCTCCCTCAGCAAAGAAACATTGTTGAACTTGTAATAGACCTGAAAAGGCAAGAAATGATAACCAAAAGCATTATTCACTTTTTATGAGAGGGGCAGAAGCTTCCTCTTCTATTCAGCAAGGGAAGTAATCTACTCTGCCAAGGCACGAAAAGAATAGGATTTCATCGAAAGAAGACAGCAATAAAAGAATGCCACTCACAAACAGAAGAGAAACAATAAGGCAAAACTCCTACATGGCTACATGCATCAAAAAGTTCTATAAAGGTTTCATTTCCTTGTATATATGTTCCCTCTCCCCCAAATGCTCTGCATAATGGTGATAATGCATAAGTGATCCAACAATTACTTGTTCTTCCCCATTTTCCATACCCTAGCATAGAGGACAATTGTTTGAACTAATAGTTAATATACtaacaaaaaagtaattttccCCAACTGTGTAAAATAAATGGTCAATGGGAAAATCAAGCACACGACGGCATTGGACCTGTCATTATTCCAACATCTCCATGAGACCAGCAATGACAGAATGTTAACAAAATGAAACTTCTTTACTCCTCATAACACATCAACTACGGAGTTTCACGCAGAGGGGGATGGAGGATATTTTGACAATATTTTGCAAAAGGGATGGGTTGACGATTAAGAAGCATATACATTTTAAAGGAGGATACACACCCGATACTCTCTCTTGTTCGTGTTGacaacaagaaataaaaaacgTAATTCCAACACGTGTCAAACACTGTATTTGCAACATGTCAGCCATTAATCCATCGAGAAATGAAAAACTCAcattaaaaaatactcctattaGGGAGAAGATTTAGCATTGCCTAGTTGTGTTTCCTAATGTGTAACATATACTTGTGGTGACAGAAGCATAGTATGTATGTGAATATATACAAGACAACGTTTCTCCAACATGTCCGTGCTGAAAAAAGAGCGTATCCATGTCGTATCCTTGTCATGTCTCCGTACCTGTGTTTCTTTGTGATATTGCAGCGAAAACatgaaaaagtaagaaatgaTAACCAAACTAGTCAATGCGTAAACAGAGTCCAGAGAAATAGCAAATGACTTTTggccaacaaaaatgaaagaacaaaatCAGTATATCCTCCTCTTCTAACTACTACaatgttcttttcctttctaaaCATTACATGCTGGTTTAGAAAGTGCAACGTAGTTGGGCAGCTTATCCTCCATTCAACGGTTAGGAAATGCTTCCATTGATGGTTGAAAAGAATATGATAAGTGTTCGCAGACTTCAGGAAGTAGGGAATTTGTAACGAAACTGTGGCCAATCAACACAGGAAGGAATATGGGTAGATGTCGAAGTTTGTTCAAAAGGTGTCAGTGTAAGACATGTCTGGAAATGAGACAACCCCTCGATAGAGATTGTCTCAGCTACTCAAATTGTACCGGCATCGTGCCTCATCCAAATTCCATACTAATTTTCATGGTCGTAGAAAGATATGAATTCCGTAGTATGATGGGTAGGGCTGACAGATAAAACTCTGAAGCTGACAACATATGTTTAGCATAGCACAACTATGCATGATTTTAAGCCTAATAACCTAAAAAATTTAGGTTGACAAAAAAGAGTTAAAGCAATACCTGAAAATATTGACTATGCTCCTGTACCACATTGGTTTTCTCTAGCACAACTACTGGTCTACCATCTATATCCAAGTGGGAAAATTTTGTCTGCATTAAGCCAGAAGCAACATAGTTTGAAGATAACGTTAATGGGAAAATGGCAATAGCGattaaagagggaaaaaaaatgcaagacaTAAGAATGTTGCAATACCTCGTGCCATTGTTTCACAGGAAATGGGGCAGAAACCGAAACATCCTTTGAACCCTCGGGCAAAACAACCTTTAAAGTGAAAATGCAACATGAAAACCAATGATAGataaaattttaacaaaaacagTATGAACTACGACAATACGTAAACAAAGCATGAAACTCAGCACAACAACTAATTTCATGGATGAATCTGAATGGGTTTGTACTTTGTGCTTAATAGTATACTTAACAACTGTTTCTAAAATCATTACATGTCAGAATGGATTAACATTGGAACAAGATCAATTTCTTAAATGAGGAGTCCAATTCGACATTTTGCAACAAAGaatacagaaaaacaaaaaacaaaaagctcCTGAATCTAGTAATTGTTTCATCACAATCAGTCAAAGAGCACTCTCGACCAATCAGTTTACATGTGAGCTCAAATCAGGCTAATCAGGCTAGACCAAGCTTGGGATGACAGTGTGACTTTGTTCCCAAGCCCTCTCTGAATACAAAAACAAAGCCCCCCCAGCTTGCAACttgcagaagaaaaaaacaagttaCATCTCGAAATCATTACCTTCACGATGAGGTTGTCAATGACCAAATCTCTGATCGGGCTCCCAAAAGAGATATTAAGGAAGCGTTTCCCCTCCGACTGAAATAAGAAGTCTTTAAGTGGTAGGCCATATCCAATTGTAAATGATGTTCTCCAGCCACCAAACATTGGATACCTAGGCTCAATTTCTAATTGCGTCTGCAATTAAAGGGAAGATTGAGTAAAATAGTGGAAAAGGAAACCGTGAGTTTTTTATTTACATCCACACAAACTAGAATTTCCCACCTTTTTTGAATCACCCCACAAATTAGATGTTGAAATATTTCCAATTTCATCCCTATAGTAAACAGAGTGAGCCCTTGGTGGCAAATTGGCAACAAGATGCCTAAATGCTGACGCACCTCCGACATGAGGCCTGGCCTGATAGTCCAGTCTGCAGAATTCATGTAAGTCAAACATAATCGAGTCCTCTAAACCACACAGACACCACTGAATTATTGATTCTCATAAAGGAGGATGAAATTACCTGGAAAACTCTCCCTTGATTTGAGATCCTCCATGGATAAGGTTGTAATGCTCTGTCACCTGCACGTTGCCCCAGTGGGAGATCTCTATCTCTCGCAACAACTCTTGAGCAACAGCAAAAGGTTGATTGTTTCCAAAGTGAACTATAATTGGTGAGTATGAGAAAGGGGGAAGGTTCTCATAGGGGCCGTATTTAATCTCTGAGCCAGAAAGCTCACTTTTCTCTAGTTTTGTATAGGATTCAGGTTTGAAATCAGGAGGCAATTTGACACTAAGTAATTGGACCTTGACAATGTAAGGAGAAAGATAGTGCGCACTCTCCTGGAACGCAACTAACTGATTTTCAGCTTGTGAAATTTTTTCTGGAAATGGCCTCAGTGCATGAGTGAACACGGCCAGAACATCCAAAGTCAAACTTTCCCCCTTACCCAGCCCCTTGGGTAAGGATACAGAATACCATGTCAGAGCTGGGGGCATTTCATTTGGCTGGACAACTTCAATGGGTAGACTGGTGGCAGGACcttttgattttccttttccttcattAGTTGCTGCGGCTAGATATGCCAAGTTCTTTGCCTGGTGATCAGGAAAGGGAAGCAAAACTTCCAACACTGGATCAGGTCCTACATTTTCAACCTGTAAATAAGGGTAAGAAAGAATCATGAGCAATGCAAGAATTGGTAGGTACTTACTCGGGACAATGTGACTCACTCTTGAGGTCTTAAAATAAATGCTTTGTTCGGTt
The sequence above is drawn from the Rhododendron vialii isolate Sample 1 chromosome 6a, ASM3025357v1 genome and encodes:
- the LOC131330803 gene encoding dolichyl-diphosphooligosaccharide--protein glycosyltransferase subunit 1A; translated protein: MGFRFDLFLLSVAILLAPSLSDLVISKVDRRIDLTSQIVRISVTLKVENVGPDPVLEVLLPFPDHQAKNLAYLAAATNEGKGKSKGPATSLPIEVVQPNEMPPALTWYSVSLPKGLGKGESLTLDVLAVFTHALRPFPEKISQAENQLVAFQESAHYLSPYIVKVQLLSVKLPPDFKPESYTKLEKSELSGSEIKYGPYENLPPFSYSPIIVHFGNNQPFAVAQELLREIEISHWGNVQVTEHYNLIHGGSQIKGEFSRLDYQARPHVGGASAFRHLVANLPPRAHSVYYRDEIGNISTSNLWGDSKKTQLEIEPRYPMFGGWRTSFTIGYGLPLKDFLFQSEGKRFLNISFGSPIRDLVIDNLIVKVVLPEGSKDVSVSAPFPVKQWHETKFSHLDIDGRPVVVLEKTNVVQEHSQYFQVYYKFNNVSLLREPLMLIFGFFFMFIACIVYVHADLTISKSSASYVAKLQWDEVKTAIQQVQNIINRCLTVHDRLDATLRDLSRTGDVQACKVARKAADSLLKDLSKELKPLLAFLHSSPQAAQILPKVEDLVAKEHELQEKLMLKHSTVVEGYEKKSGGREMENRVALIQQKLTALRQEVDDLLEVIDEI